In a genomic window of Gossypium arboreum isolate Shixiya-1 chromosome 7, ASM2569848v2, whole genome shotgun sequence:
- the LOC108455150 gene encoding GBF-interacting protein 1-like, translated as MSGGGFRVSSIPNSVRKTIQNIKEITGNHSEDEIYAMLKECSMDPNETAQRLLLQDPFHEVKRKRDRKKEVLNNKESAESRWRPGSQGRGSRGGWGNFPRSASHEADGSKSSGPGRDNGMNQVAEKGSGQSLSTLQESKTKESTLVASPVSAIANGPSGVVAETFSAPLRKAANQPQENSAVGSSEFGSAPSPVNTIGKSTIAFGSGDMSGEPAASSSDCSMSTAPAPASSSAICFSSSDPVLVPSTDSRLLNPLDTIKHESNRASTEPNAVIPTEIKLASEAAEINSSFLQGKMPNKSSGVVKNPPGESAHPSSTVTHGSSASRPSSNYSSRSQQIIGPQKVGSNKEWKPKPVICNVGLGSGAATASEVPTVSLEINARSLPVSSVLDSEVATSKLEKKLEELHLPQRQHVIIPNHIHVPESERTKLSFGSFDASFGVALNYIGGQESDKSSTPLSEASQDADETAEEHGSSNQNALATAEEGDYADRPQSPAHAPENLSGDIASSIPESDENKQENTLLSGGNQHSAVTSPNYSFGVIPPMVASFGNAESQAREVSRLSSFVVPHPFDPATYYAQFYRSSVDNDGRVSPFASSGVAAKYNGNVSVLPPQTSQSQEGGNSLVLTTTSSSPVVTQAAGMMQSSLAVTQQPVPVYRSAAGVHLPHYPPNYIQYAPFYSPFYVPSPAIHQFINNGVFPQQPQAGTVYPSVPAAPTTGVKFSLPQFKPGSNTPSSIHIGMPSGYGPYGSSPAGYNPSSAVATGNSTTNEDLSGTQFKESNVYVTGQQSEGSAVWIAPPGRDISSLPASSFYNLAPQGQNVTFAPTQVVPGSFAGIYHPQAATAAAVHPLLQQAQTMAGAVNMGGSAAGVYRQPQHAQMNWPSNY; from the exons ATGAGCGGTGGGGGGTTTAGGGTTTCATCAATTCCAAACAGTGTGAGGAAAACGATCCAAAACATAAAAGAGATCACGGGTAATCATAGTGAAGATGAGATTTATGCAATGCTTAAAGAATGTTCTATGGATCCCAATGAAACCGCTCAGAGGCTCCTCCTTCAgg ATCCTTTTCATGAAGTCAAAAGAAAGCGTGACAGGAAAAAGGAG GTTTTGAACAACAAAGAGTCTGCAGAGTCTCGGTGGAGACCTGGTTCACAGGGAAGGGGAAGTAGGGGTGGCTGGGGGAATTTTCCTCGTTCTGCATCACATG AGGCTGATGGTTCTAAGAGTTCTGGTCCTGGTAGAGACAATGGAATGAATCAAGTTGCAGAGAAAGGCAGTGGTCAGTCCTTGTCTACCTTGCAGGAGTCAAAAACAAAAGAATCTACCCTTGTTGCCAG CCCTGTATCTGCCATAGCCAATGGTCCTAGTGGTGTTGTGGCTGAAACCTTTTCTGCTCCTCTAAGAAAAGCTGCCAATCAACCTCAAGAAAATTCAGCTGTTGGTAGCAGTGAGTTCGGGAGTGCACCTTCCCCTGTTAACACAATAGGCAAATCCACTATTGCATTTGGAAGTGGGGACATGAGTGGCGAGCCTGCAGCAAGCTCTAGTGACTGCTCCATGTCTACTGCCCCTGCCCCTGCATCTTCATCAGCAATCTGCTTCTCATCTTCAGACCCTGTACTAGTTCCATCCACTGATTCTCGGCTCCTCAACCCTTTGGACACAATCAAACATGAAAGCAACCGAGCTTCTACAGAACCAAATGCAGTTATTCCTACTGAAATCAAATTAGCTTCTG AAGCCGCTGAGATTAATAGCTCTTTCCTGCAAGGAAAGATGCCAAACAAATCCTCTGGAGTAGTGAAAAATCCGCCAGGTGAGTCTGCTCATCCTTCATCTACAGTGACCCATGGTTCCTCGGCAAGTCGGCCTTCATCCAATTATAGCAGCCGCTCACAACAAATAATTGGTCCTCAGAAAG TGGGTTCTAACAAGGAGTGGAAACCAAAGCCAGTCATCTGTAATGTTGGGCTAGGTTCTGGAGCAGCTACTGCATCTGAAGTTCCTACTGTTTCACTTGAAATTAATGCTCGGTCGCTGCCTGTTTCAAGTGTTCTTGACTCAGAAGTAGCAACTTCAAAATTGGAGAAGAAGTTGGAGGAATTACATCTTCCACAACGTCAACATGTAATAATTCCCAACCATATCCATGTCCCGGAATCTGAAAGAACCAAGCTGAGTTTTGGAAGTTTTGATGCTAGTTTTGGAGTAGCATTGAACTATATTGGCGGTCAGGAGAGTGATAAGAGTTCTACACCTTTGTCTGAGGCTTCTCAAGATGCTGATGAAACTGCAGAGGAACACGGTTCAAG TAATCAAAATGCATTGGCAACTGCTGAGGAAGGAGATTATGCCGATCGTCCACAATCACCTGCTCATGCACCTGAAAATTTGTCTGGTGATATTGCTAGTTCTATTCCAGAGTCTGATGAAAACAAACAGGAGAATACATTGCTTTCTGGAGGCAACCAGCACTCTGCTGTAACATCTCCTAATTACAGTTTTGGAGTTATACCGCCTATGGTAGCTTCATTTGGAAATGCTGAATCTCAAGCACGTGAAGTTTCTCGCCTTTCAAGTTTTGTT GTTCCTCATCCATTTGACCCAGCAACTTATTATGCCCAATTCTACCGTTCAAGTGTTGATAATGATGGTCGCGTTTCTCCCTTTGCTTCTTCTGGAGTTGCTGCAAAGTACAATGGGAACGTTTCAGTTCTTCCTCCACAGACTTCTCAGTCTCAAGAG GGTGGAAACTCATTGGTACTGACCACAACAAGTTCATCTCCTGTAGTGACTCAAGCTGCTGGGATGATGCAAAGTTCTTTGGCTGTGACTCAGCAGCCAGTCCCTGTCTACCGCTCAGCAGCTGGGGTGCATTTACCACATTATCCTCCAAACTACATTCAATATGCCCCCTTTTACTCTCCTTTTTATGTTCCTTCTCCCGCGATCCACCAATTTATAAACAATGGGGTGTTTCCTCAACAACCTCAAGCTGGTACTGTTTATCCTTCTGTACCAGCGGCACCTACTACAGGAGTTAAATTTTCACTTCCTCAATTTAAACCTGGAAGTAATACACCAAGTTCTATTCATATTGGAATGCCAAGTGGTTATGGACCATATGGCTCCTCCCCAGCTGGTTATAATCCTAGTTCTGCTGTGGCAACTGGGAACTCAACCACAAATGAGGATCTTAGTGGTACTCAGTTCAAGGAAAGCAATGTCTACGTCACTGGGCAGCAG AGTGAAGGTTCAGCTGTATGGATTGCTCCCCCCGGGCGAGACATATCCAGCCTACCAGCAAGTTCATTCTATAACCTTGCCCCTCAAGGTCAGAATGTAACTTTTGCTCCAACACAGGTTGTGCCTGGCTCCTTTGCTGGTATATATCATCCACAAGCAGCAACAGCAGCAGCCGTTCATCCTCTTCTACAACAAGCTCAAACTATGGCCGGAGCTGTTAACATGGGGGGATCTGCTGCTGGTGTTTATCGGCAGCCTCAACATGCACAGATGAACTGGCCCAGTaactattga
- the LOC108476175 gene encoding heterogeneous nuclear ribonucleoprotein 1-like, which yields MFENGKLFIGGISWDTNEGHLKEYFNTFGEVIEAVIMKDRTTGRARGFGFVVFADPIVAERVVKEKHSIDGRIVEAKKAVPRDDQNVMSRSTSSIHGSPGPGNTRKIFVGGLASTVTESDFKKYFDQFGNITDVVVMYDQNTQRPRGFGFITYDSEEAVDKVLLKNFHELNGKMVEVKRAVPKELSPSPSHSPISGYNYDLNRVNNFLNGYTQGYSPSNVGGYGLRVDARFSPVTNGRNRVPPLCSGYAMGMNIEPKLNPSFGNSASLSSNMSYRRGLSPYYVGNTNRFCSPIGNDGSSGGNTSFFSSVTRTLWGNGGLDYNTNASSSSPYVGSGSGTIGENASGNGGINWGSSAISSQGEGNNVSRNSVEFGYGSGDNSFGLGTTGYGRNSGTNLTPTSAYAASSGGYDGAFADLYGSASVYRDATRGSSMSEQDGSGSFGYGLDSATSGVLRKSSPGYIGGYSVNRRQANSGIAT from the exons atgtttGAGAATGGGAAGCTATTTATTGGTGGGATATCTTGGGACACCAATGAAGGGCATCTCAAAGAGTATTTCAATACTTTTGGTGAAGTGATAGAGGCAGTGATCATGAAGGATCGGACCACTGGGCGTGCTCGTGGTTTTGGTTTCGTTGTTTTTGCTGACCCCATAGTTGCTGAGAGAGTAGTCAAGGAGAAACACAGCATTGATGGCAGGATA GTTGAAGCAAAAAAGGCGGTTCCTAGGGATGACCAGAACGTTATGAGTAGAAGCACTAGTAGCATCCATGGTTCACCTGGTCCAGGCAACACAAGAAAGATTTTCGTAGGAGGTTTAGCATCTACAGTTACGGAGAGTGATTTCAAGAAGTATTTTGATCAATTCGGGAATATCACAGATGTTGTAGTGATGTATGATCAAAACACACAAAGGCCTAGGGGTTTCGGGTTCATCACTTATGATTCAGAAGAGGCGGTGGACAAGGTGTTGCTAAAAAATTTCCATGAACTGAATGGTAAAATGGTCGAGGTTAAGCGAGCAGTTCCCAAAGAGTTATCGCCTAGTCCTAGTCATAGTCCCATTTCTGGATATAACTATGATCTGAATAGGGTCAACAACTTTCTTAATGGTTACACTCAGGGATATAGTCCAAGCAATGTCGGAGGCTATGGACTTAGGGTAGATGCGAGATTCAGTCCAGTTACTAATGGCCGAAACAGGGTTCCTCCTTTATGTTCTGGTTATGCAATGGGCATGAACATTGAGCCTAAGTTAAACCCGAGTTTTGGCAATAGTGCAAGTCTTAGTAGTAATATGAGCTATAGACGAGGATTGAGCCCGTACTATGTTGGTAATACAAATAGATTTTGTAGTCCTATCGGGAATGATGGAAGTAGTGGAGGTAATACTTCCTTTTTCAGCTCAGTGACCAGGACCCTTTGGGGAAATGGGGGACTTGATTATAACACAAATGCTTCTAGTTCCAGTCCGTATGTTGGATCTGGAAGTGGTACTATTGGAGAAAATGCTTCTGGAAACGGTGGAATTAATTGGGGTTCTTCCGCAATTTCCAGTCAAGGTGAGGGGAATAATGTTTCTAGAAATAGTGTGGAATTTGGCTATGGAAGCGGCGATAACAGCTTTGGGTTGGGGACAACAGGGTATGGAAGAAACAGTGGGACCAATTTGACACCAACATCAGCATATGCTGCATCAAGTGGTGGTTATGATGGAGCCTTTGCGGATCTTTACGGCAGTGCTTCGGTTTACAGGGATGCCACTAGGGGATCATCAATGTCCGAGCAAGATGGTTCTGGTTCCTTTGGGTATGGACTTGATAGTGCCACTTCTGGTGTTCTGCGTAAAAGTTCTCCTGGTTATATCGGTGGTTATAGTGTTAATAGAAGACAAGCAAATAGTG GAATTGCTACCTAG